From Malaya genurostris strain Urasoe2022 chromosome 2, Malgen_1.1, whole genome shotgun sequence:
aaaatattccgtgtcGGTTCTACACAATATCCTTCCTGtgacgattcgttcaattcatgtggttgAAAATTTACTTGCTCtactttggcactgaattttacCTTAATGCTcggtcataccaaacatttccataaacttcaattttttcaatttcagttatttgtgatgatttcaaactactaaaaattttattatgaatGGCTGACCATATTTTCGActatatggagaaaaaattatgtttctgCGGTGAATACAGCAAGAGATATTCGTGATTAAGTTCTAACTAttgttgtacagggtaaattttgaaaaggcgctgtGTATAAAAGTAAATCAAGTGATGGCTGTATACAAAAAGCATTCAGAAGCTATCGATTTCTAACTTAAACTGAATTCATTATTTAGTGGTCTGTTTAGAATATTAGTTTACTTATTAAAGACGGTTATTGTACTGAATTCTATAATCTACTCTTGATTTACgacaaacaaataaataaaataaacaagtgAACAAATAACCGGTATGggacttcagcaaaataatatatGTATACAGAAATTGACTTGGAGTAATCTTCCGAATATTCTCCCGATCATAATTCTGCAAGTTAAACATGATGCTATTGCTTTAGAGAAAACATATTATCCCCTCTTCCCTCAATAGAAGAAATCATCGACAAGCACCGCTCCGGTTATCTTCGATCTATTGCCTTTTCACCAACCGTCTGTCGATGCTCACATAGTACAACCACACTCGAAATAGGAATGATGTTTTCCGAAGTTCATAACAAAGAGAACAACAGCTTGAAGCTCATTCGGGTACATTTCATCCCCGTGAGCAGGGAGAAGGTTCCCAACGGGAATGGGGGCAGTGATCGTTTTATCATTATAAATTCATACACAAGAGCCGTGGTaaagctgacttccgattcaacATTAGCCGATTTCTGGTTGACAGGAGAGCTAAACAGACCTAGAGAGAACGAGCAGGGAGCGAGAGAAAAGCATTGGCCGACCTGCAACAATATTTACATTTTCTATTATTCGAATCCGGTATACCGTATCTGTCACGGTATACCGTGGGACGATCTCAGTATGTTCCGTCGGATGGAGAACGGATCAACATTCGCTTCCGTAACCGAGGATATTTGTACCTTCGTACACTTGATTTGCACGTTTACCAATACCGGGAATACGGACGGGGATCTGCGTTAAATTCAGGGTGGCTTCGCCGGATGATGGGTTCCTCAATTTGCAAATAAGTAAAACCCGGGTGAATTGTGAATGATTGACTGTCGGAATTGAAAGCCAGTTCGGAGAAAACTTTCAGCATCACGATAGATAGTTACTTGTAAACTGAAAGCGGATTAGTTTGATGATAGCAGTTGCTATGTTTCCTACCGTATCCTGTTTGTAAAGTTAGGCCGAAAGAGCAGTTGAAACAAGCAATCATCAGCCATGTTCGaacctttattttttttttatttttgcaatgAACAAGTGGAAAATTTCAGCTatcagcatttttatttttcgccTCCTACGAGGTCAGAGTGAACTGGAATTTCAATGAATTCATTTTCTGTATCGAATCGACGTCAATGCAATGATTAATTTTTGACAGCTAGCATTTCTGCGAATTTTTGATTTataggaaaataaatttcggtaGCCAAACAATAAGCCAACGGAATTGCAAACTGCATATTCAATGGCATTCAGAGACGTCGGTGTCGGTCGAATGAGAATGGTTTGCGCGGCTGCTGAGCTGCACCCAGTTCGACGATTGCAAGGtaaatattcaatatttttatcgtAGCAAATCAGTGGAACGAGTGCGAAAGATTTCTGCATCCCTTGTTACGGATTTATGGGTGATGGTGGCCTGAATATTAATCTTAAATTTGGCGAAACATTTTGATTCGATACATGATTGAATTTATGGAAATTTTCAGCTTGTTTAACACAAGATAATTAGTATGCTGTTGTTATTAGTGGTTGTAGTATGAATGTTTCAATAATTCTATCAACAGTATGGTTTGAATATTTCACattgaatatgttttttacTCTTACCCCGGTCGAACATTGAAAGTAAAAAGTGAAAGTTTCGCTAATCATTTGTCGTTAAAAGCGATTCGATTAAAAGCTGGTCAAATAAGAACGAGTGTAAATTAGTCTAACAAACAACTTACATAATAAAGAACatatcccaagtagcatgttaagttgctgtcctgtatatttctactgattgtgcaatttatcaagttagtttatatcactattctagtaactatcgtgttatggaaaaagcgccatttttctgtgttgtgcaacatacttttaagttcatccgttattacgaacatttattcacaacgattgtgcaactgatacaaaaactcatgcgtcgatcccataaaaaaggcagtaataaaatcagcgaaaaaacaattgtgaaactcatgcaatctactacgtaatgtaaacaagaaatggaatgacgtttacaaaaacataacaaacataatttctaataaataagtttcacatttgattttcaatacaacttctctcaacacaaacatggatcttgtaaaatatcaaatctgcacatgaaaaatgataatgctacatattgtagaattaatcttttgtgtttttgtaaatgaaaaatcgacaacgaactgcatttttatggtgaaacatgttttCGTACGCccaaaattttcaagcgccttagaattatcgtgttttgatgattgtacacaaatttctgtaaaaataacagtctattatttttaatgtgtcccaccttgaccacaaatgatgtaagatggaattgccttacgtagttgcatacgcacaACTAGCACGTCATTCCGgatggggaaaaaattccgccatacttccctttcgatgcaCGATTCctactgcgacatattctcccgaacgaacttatcggttgcctgcggaggaaggtcatgcaggcgtacttctatggcattgtccaccatgtacacagggattttatatttaacattgtcatgatcaatactgtgcaccccgttattaaccgaagcaaatgcaattgcatctttttcacgtttgaacttaatgtacacacagtaagACGCCTtgctgaattgaatctcacttacattattagcatctagatgcattcgttttttaagtaagatttcaatttcatttgctgctggtctaactttgcaacgcttgaaatctatacaaattgaatttggtcttgcaggccaagtttcaggctttgttaaatcgtatttgcccattccgtacactctatcgTTCACTGGCgtgttgtctttgtttctgttctttcgaccgtaaacgattttcgactgtgtcgggtgaGATGGGAGCACGAACTTTCTCTGCATAGATTTTATCTCCCTGTTACACTCAATCAAACATTGTCACCGTCATTACGTACAGCTTTCGTGTCTCTATCCAACTTGTTTAGCTTACCGAAATGAGGTATTATGCTTAAATAAGTCAACACGCGAAGTCAggtttgtcgttgttgttgttgttgttgttgttgttgttgttgttgttgttgttgttgttgttgttgttgttgttgttgttgttgttgttgttgttgttgttgttgttgttgttgttgttgttgttgttgttgttgttgttgttgttgttgttgttgttgttgttgttgttgttgttgttgttgttgttgttgttgttgttgttgttgttgttgttgttgttgttgttgttgttgttgttgttgttgttgttgttgttgttgttgttgttgttgttgttgttgttgttgttgttgttgttgttgttgttgttgttgttgttgttgttgttgttgttgttgttgttgttgttgttgttgttgttgttgttgttgttgttgttgttgttgttgttgttgttgttgttgttgttgttgttgttgttgttgttgttgttgttgttgttgttgttgttgttgttgttgttgttgttgttgttgttgttgttgttgttgttgttgttgttgttgttgttgttgttgttgttgttgttgttgttgttgttgttgttgttgttgttgttgttgttgttgttgttgttgttgttgttgttgttgttgttgttgttgttgttgttgttgttgttgttgttgttgttgttgttgttgttgttgttgttgttgttgttgttgttgttgttgttgttgttgttgttgttgttgttgttgttgttgttgttgttgttgttgttgttgttgttgttgttgttgttgttgttgttgttgttgttgttgttgttgttgttgttgttgttgttgttgttgttgttgttgttgttgttgttgttgttgttgttgttgttgttgttgttgttgttgttgttgttgttgttgttgttgttgttgttgttgttgttgttgttgttgttgttgtagttgttgttgttgttgttgttgttgttgttgttgttgttgttgttgttgttgttgttgtttttatttttttttattttattttttaggagcaagggaaaagcccgctggagctgagatctttgttctccttctccagcaggcataaaaccttctcatctttgtatcaacagataacatttgtccaactgatacataacgaaatcttaaattacccttatttaaactacaaagctagctaacaactattgatatcgtctaattatctaaataaaactagcggggaAAAAATCGGagataacgggttttaatggtgttacgagatagatttaaatcaaattcattagagcaagtattgaatacgcgacacatactcgaaaacggttcattaaagccatagttagttctagcacgaggaattctgagaaagggattaaaccgcaaattacgccgatgaatgtcaaaatttagctgttgtaggagatctgcacaatcaattcgagattggatgaggtccgcgacgaaaacagctttcaatgtatcacggcggacagatagcaaatcgaggtgTATGAGCCTACAACGATCTTCGTAGCTTGGGAGATTCAagggatctctccagggcaggcgacgcaaagcaaaacgaatgaacttgcgctgaacagtttcaatgcgcagcttatcagtttggtaatatggtgcccaaacaacaacagcatactccagtgtagaacgaactagagcgcaatataacgatttcaggcagtatatgttattgaaattctttgagatgcgaaagatgaaacctagcatcttgaatgccttagagagggtatattctatgtgacatttgaaactaagttttgaatccaataacacacctagatccttaattgatgtctcccgttttagtacagcttgcgaaatagtgtaatcatacgtgatcgtggttcgtttacgagagaaagagataacggaacatttagaggcgttcaggaccattctgttgacgttgcaccagttggaAAATACATCcagctgtgactgcaagaaatttgagtctttcagatctttgatgagatgaaacagcttgaaatcgtcggcgaatgatagcttcatacaatgcaatgcgaaattcagatcatttagatatagcagaaatatgaatggtcctagatggcttccctgaggaacgccagagctcacgatgaatgatgtagTAATGCAGTCaccaattttcacggtcatactacgaccagtcagatatgattccatCAAATTGAGAAAAGGGCCGCTAAATCCAAGCCTGTCGAGCTTTGCAATTGCTATTTCATGGTTAATCTTGTCGAATGCAGCagtgaaatctgtatagatgGCATCAACTTGATGTTGCGCTTGCAtagatcgaatgatatatgatgtATATAGAACAAGATTTGTAGACGTAGACcgtttaggcatgaaaccgtgttgagtatcaGATATGTAACTGGAGCAGTTGTGAGTTATGAAGTCCAggattattatttcaaatagttttgaaactgaacataatgcagcaattcctcgatagtttgaaataaggGATTTATCCCCTTTCTTATAAACGGgaaatgttgttgttgttgttgttgttgttgttgttgttgttcaaaTGGGATTGCAAGTAATCTAAGTTAGTTACAATCTgttcagcaatctccgagaaattggAAGCATATATTTTTACAAACACATACATGCTGATCTGCAGTTGTCGTTGGATAATATTCTAAaagcaagatttttttaaatagaaattcaaaaacgaaaaattcacACTTGCGTAAACTTACTTCCTATTCCAGTGAAACGTTCCTCGATAAGACATAGTACTAGTAAATCATTAGCTATTCATCATTTAAATTTCTGATCATTTCACAACATGGACAAGCATCACACAACTAGTGGCGATCAATGGGAATTCGACCAGCTTTACCGAACACTCGAAAACGGGAAGCTTCATTAGGTTATGCAAATGATGCAGCCAAGAAGCGAAAGACAAACCTCACTACACCCGAACCGTGTCAGCTTTCCATCCATAAAGTAGCAACCCGCTGTCATCTCTCTATCGGTAAGTTGAAATCTTCCACTAAAATGTTACTTCC
This genomic window contains:
- the LOC131430037 gene encoding ataxin-8-like yields the protein AQVQQQQQQQQQQQQQQQQQQQLQQQQQQQQQQQQQQQQQQQQQQQQQQQQQQQQQQQQQQQQQQQQQQQQQQQQQQQQQQQQQQQQQQQQQQQQQQQQQQQQQQQQQQQQQQQQQQQQQQQQQQQQQQQQQQQQQQQQQQQQQQQQQQQ